From one Chlamydiifrater phoenicopteri genomic stretch:
- a CDS encoding beta-ketoacyl-ACP synthase II, translated as RLILENKRLSPFFIPYIISNMAGALVAMDYGLLGPNYSISTACATGNYCIDAAYQHIVSGRADMIICGGSEAAVNRLGLNGFVANKALSQRNDDPKGASRPWDRDRDGFVLGEGAGVLVLESLETALKRKAPIYAEVLGTYTTCDAYHMTAPREDGLGVTACINGVLREAGIEKERVNYINAHGTSTELGDIAEVTAIRKAFGSHTKNIKMNATKSLIGHTLGAAGGIEAIVTVLAILKGRLHPTLNLDNPIPEVEGIDLVAKKAKDCDIDVAMSNSFGFGGHNSTVLLSKYIQ; from the coding sequence ACGCTTGATTTTGGAGAATAAACGTTTGTCGCCCTTTTTTATCCCGTACATCATATCCAACATGGCAGGAGCTCTCGTAGCCATGGACTATGGTCTTTTGGGCCCCAATTATTCAATCTCTACAGCGTGTGCGACAGGAAATTACTGCATAGATGCAGCGTATCAGCACATAGTTTCTGGTCGAGCGGATATGATTATTTGTGGAGGATCTGAGGCTGCGGTTAATAGACTAGGTTTGAACGGATTTGTGGCTAATAAGGCCCTTTCTCAGCGTAATGACGATCCAAAGGGAGCTTCTCGCCCTTGGGATAGAGATAGGGATGGCTTTGTTCTTGGGGAAGGGGCTGGAGTTCTTGTTTTAGAGTCGTTGGAGACTGCTTTAAAGAGAAAAGCCCCTATATATGCAGAAGTTTTAGGGACGTATACAACTTGTGATGCTTATCATATGACGGCTCCTAGAGAGGATGGCTTGGGGGTCACAGCCTGCATAAACGGGGTTTTAAGAGAAGCTGGCATCGAAAAGGAAAGAGTAAATTATATTAATGCTCATGGGACTTCTACAGAATTAGGAGATATTGCTGAGGTAACAGCTATCCGTAAAGCTTTTGGTTCTCACACCAAAAATATAAAAATGAATGCTACAAAGTCTCTCATAGGGCACACTTTAGGTGCAGCCGGTGGTATAGAAGCTATTGTCACGGTTTTGGCGATTTTGAAGGGGCGGCTACATCCAACTCTTAATTTAGATAATCCAATACCAGAGGTTGAAGGTATAGATTTGGTTGCCAAGAAAGCGAAAGACTGTGACATTGATGTAGCTATGTCGAACTCCTTTGGATTTGGGGGACATAACTCGACTGTATTATTATCTAAATATATTCAATAA
- a CDS encoding bis(5'-nucleosyl)-tetraphosphatase, with translation METVKKDYSFGIIPIKYLEGRASRNIKVCLIRHAKGGHWGFPKGHSEENEGPQFAAERELVEETGLGIVSFFPKVLKEHYEFSQGGQTISKEVTYFIAEVSGEVRADPEEISDYNWVSLGEASKILSFPEALNTLKEAKAFLDSIPARE, from the coding sequence ATGGAAACTGTGAAAAAAGATTATTCTTTCGGAATTATTCCGATCAAGTACTTGGAAGGGCGTGCTTCTAGAAACATAAAAGTTTGTTTGATTCGTCATGCTAAAGGGGGGCATTGGGGGTTCCCAAAGGGGCATAGTGAGGAAAATGAAGGGCCTCAATTTGCTGCTGAAAGGGAACTTGTAGAAGAAACAGGATTGGGAATAGTCTCATTTTTCCCAAAGGTCCTTAAAGAGCATTACGAGTTCTCCCAAGGAGGACAAACGATTTCTAAGGAGGTCACTTATTTTATAGCTGAAGTTTCAGGGGAAGTCCGAGCAGATCCCGAAGAAATATCAGACTATAATTGGGTCTCTTTAGGAGAGGCTTCGAAAATTCTAAGTTTCCCAGAAGCTTTAAATACTCTGAAAGAAGCGAAAGCATTTTTGGATAGCATTCCTGCTCGAGAATAG